A window from Micromonospora profundi encodes these proteins:
- a CDS encoding AfsR/SARP family transcriptional regulator, translating to MEIQVLGGLSVQVPTRTLRLGTPKQQAIFAMLAVQPGQLVTVSELVDELWSDCPPRSAVANVLSYAANLRRAFEACPSGRGIIVRQRNGYRLDVPPELIDIFCFEAERSAGREALTAGHLDEARVLLGSAVTRWQGPMLAGIPLGPVLTARTVAAEEERLLATELLADVQLRCGRDDLAIPLLREVVARHPLREPAYALLMRALHESGDHAGALVAYDEIRTRLSAELGVVPGADIEELHRRIATPVPTPVVVAQPERSESIVRDGESAAVSEQTRQLKPVDHLPRAVADFVGREDVLARLLAETRRVEERVPAVHIIDGMAGSGKTTLAVHLARRLSARYPDAVLFIDLCGHGEKNQVEPASALVTLLRQLEVPAEQVPVEFEAKVELWRRELARRRSVIVLDNAASSEQILPLLPTEPTAVVLVSSRRRLSHPDVAPSQTLPVMNPEESVDLLALTVGRARVSAEPEAAAEVVRRCGHLPLAIRLAGARLAHRRNWRLADLAEQMAAGGPALHHLAQEESAVAKAFAASYEPLPEATRRVFRFFGLYPGKRLSPSAVAALTGLTVTEARAALDELVDRNLAEDLDSARYGLHDLMREYSIELCVRTDSPSDRSLGLGRLFDFMLEAALRVADLLEPGVVRSQVTHLWSGRSELFEALGEPHAEWLESERAELLTMVLAAHEAGFYRHSWQLARALWRFCYIRGYFEDIILTHRDALEAAEAAGDTDAMALMNNYLASAYVRTGDNRKALDHLTRSVALSRDSRDVLRTARYRANLAAVYWWSGQLNESVTLGFECMRDKAYGEVGGPILLPNLGLALSALGRHKEALRLHRLHLAWARMHSDDFHVLNALSHIGGVRARMGDLPQAIRILLASLALRERTGHRYAEAEVRNDLGIAYRGLGRLVEAQQEHEVARKLSIASGERHVEAAALNDLGRTLRAQGRDVEAAEMHEAALRLATRIAHPYEQGRALAGLAEHFAGIDPAEARRHWERALAIFRRMGVPERFDAERRLAETETTEAGH from the coding sequence GTGGAGATTCAGGTTCTGGGCGGCCTTTCGGTGCAAGTCCCTACCCGCACGTTGCGCCTTGGTACGCCGAAACAGCAAGCGATCTTCGCGATGCTCGCAGTTCAGCCGGGCCAGCTGGTGACAGTGTCCGAGCTCGTCGATGAGTTATGGAGCGATTGCCCACCGCGATCAGCGGTCGCGAATGTTCTCAGCTATGCCGCGAATCTGCGCCGGGCTTTCGAGGCCTGCCCGTCGGGCCGAGGGATCATCGTGCGGCAGCGGAACGGCTATCGGCTCGACGTACCGCCGGAGCTGATAGACATCTTTTGCTTCGAGGCGGAGCGAAGCGCTGGTCGGGAAGCCCTGACCGCCGGCCACCTGGACGAGGCTCGGGTGCTGCTAGGCAGCGCCGTGACGCGGTGGCAGGGCCCGATGCTGGCAGGCATCCCGCTCGGGCCGGTCCTGACCGCCCGAACAGTGGCTGCCGAGGAAGAGCGCCTGTTGGCCACGGAACTCCTGGCGGATGTCCAACTCCGCTGCGGCCGGGATGACCTGGCGATTCCGCTGTTGCGGGAGGTGGTGGCCCGCCATCCGCTCCGCGAACCGGCCTACGCCCTCCTGATGCGGGCGCTGCATGAGAGCGGCGATCATGCTGGAGCGCTCGTCGCGTACGACGAGATCCGGACACGGCTGAGCGCGGAGCTGGGGGTGGTCCCAGGGGCCGATATCGAAGAACTGCACCGCAGGATCGCCACCCCAGTCCCGACGCCGGTCGTGGTCGCCCAACCAGAACGCTCCGAGTCGATAGTGCGCGACGGGGAGAGTGCAGCGGTATCTGAACAGACGCGCCAGCTCAAGCCGGTGGATCATCTGCCCCGGGCGGTCGCCGACTTCGTCGGGCGGGAAGACGTGCTGGCGCGGTTGCTGGCGGAGACGCGGCGCGTCGAGGAACGAGTGCCCGCCGTGCACATCATCGACGGGATGGCTGGCAGCGGGAAGACGACCCTCGCCGTCCACCTGGCCCGTCGGTTGTCCGCCCGGTATCCGGATGCCGTGCTGTTCATCGACCTGTGCGGGCATGGCGAGAAGAATCAGGTGGAGCCAGCGAGCGCCCTGGTCACCCTGCTTCGTCAACTTGAGGTGCCGGCCGAGCAGGTTCCGGTCGAGTTCGAGGCCAAGGTGGAGTTGTGGCGACGAGAACTGGCTCGCCGGAGGTCTGTGATCGTCCTCGACAACGCCGCGAGCAGCGAGCAGATCCTGCCACTCCTGCCGACCGAGCCGACCGCCGTTGTGCTTGTGTCGTCACGGCGGCGACTCTCCCACCCGGACGTCGCCCCTTCGCAGACGCTGCCGGTCATGAACCCCGAAGAGAGCGTCGACCTCCTTGCGCTGACTGTTGGCCGGGCTCGGGTCAGCGCCGAGCCGGAGGCGGCTGCCGAGGTGGTCCGGCGATGCGGTCACCTTCCCCTGGCGATCCGACTCGCCGGCGCGAGGCTGGCCCACCGGCGCAACTGGCGGTTGGCGGATCTCGCCGAGCAGATGGCCGCTGGCGGGCCTGCGCTGCACCATCTGGCGCAGGAGGAGAGCGCTGTCGCCAAAGCCTTCGCCGCCTCGTACGAACCTTTGCCGGAGGCGACCAGGCGAGTCTTCCGGTTCTTCGGTCTGTACCCCGGTAAGCGGCTCAGCCCGTCGGCCGTCGCCGCCCTGACCGGCCTGACGGTGACGGAAGCCCGCGCGGCGCTCGACGAGCTCGTCGATCGGAACCTGGCGGAGGACCTGGACTCCGCGCGGTACGGGCTGCACGACCTCATGCGCGAGTACTCCATCGAGCTGTGCGTTCGCACCGACTCCCCGAGCGACCGGAGCCTCGGGCTTGGCCGGCTGTTCGACTTCATGCTGGAGGCGGCCCTCAGGGTCGCCGATCTACTGGAGCCCGGTGTCGTCAGATCCCAGGTCACCCACCTCTGGTCCGGCCGTTCTGAACTGTTCGAGGCGCTCGGAGAGCCGCACGCTGAATGGTTGGAGTCCGAGCGGGCGGAGCTGCTGACGATGGTGTTGGCAGCACATGAGGCAGGCTTCTATCGGCACTCCTGGCAACTGGCCCGCGCCCTCTGGCGGTTCTGCTACATCCGCGGATATTTCGAAGACATCATCCTGACCCACCGTGATGCGCTGGAGGCGGCGGAGGCGGCGGGAGACACCGATGCGATGGCGTTGATGAACAACTACCTGGCTTCGGCCTATGTCCGAACCGGTGACAACCGCAAGGCGCTGGACCATCTCACCCGTTCCGTCGCCCTCTCCCGCGACTCCCGGGACGTGTTGAGGACGGCGCGCTACCGCGCCAACCTTGCCGCTGTCTACTGGTGGAGCGGCCAGCTCAACGAGTCTGTGACGCTGGGCTTCGAGTGCATGCGTGACAAGGCCTATGGCGAAGTAGGCGGGCCGATATTGCTGCCGAACCTTGGGTTGGCGCTCTCGGCGTTGGGACGCCATAAGGAGGCGTTGCGGCTACACCGTCTCCACCTGGCGTGGGCGCGAATGCACTCCGACGATTTCCATGTGCTCAACGCTCTCAGCCACATCGGCGGCGTGCGAGCCCGCATGGGCGATCTTCCCCAGGCGATCCGGATCCTCCTAGCCTCGTTGGCCCTGCGTGAGCGAACCGGCCATCGGTATGCCGAGGCTGAGGTGCGCAACGACCTCGGAATCGCCTATCGCGGTCTTGGCCGACTGGTCGAGGCCCAGCAGGAACACGAGGTCGCCCGGAAGCTGTCGATCGCCTCAGGGGAACGGCACGTCGAGGCGGCGGCGTTGAACGACCTCGGGCGCACCCTGCGGGCGCAGGGGCGGGACGTCGAGGCGGCCGAGATGCACGAGGCGGCCCTGCGGTTGGCGACCCGGATCGCGCATCCGTACGAGCAGGGCCGGGCTCTGGCCGGGCTGGCCGAACATTTCGCCGGCATCGACCCGGCCGAGGCCCGGCGGCACTGGGAGCGCGCGCTGGCGATCTTCCGGCGGATGGGTGTACCGGAGCGCTTCGACGCCGAGCGCCGCCTTGCCGAGACGGAAACCACCGAAGCAGGGCACTGA
- the moaC gene encoding cyclic pyranopterin monophosphate synthase MoaC, translating to MTEPAQLSHVDRAGAARMVDVSAKPVTGRLAVAAGRLRTTPEVIDLLHRDGLPKGDALAVGRLAGIMGAKRTPELIPLCHPIALHGVTVDLRLTADTVEITATARTADRTGVEMEALTAVAVAGLALVDMVKAVDPAASVEAVRVLRKEGGKTGEWVRPEDRP from the coding sequence GTGACCGAACCCGCGCAGCTCAGCCACGTCGATCGCGCCGGCGCGGCCCGCATGGTCGACGTCTCCGCCAAACCGGTGACCGGCCGGTTGGCCGTCGCGGCGGGCCGCCTGCGGACGACGCCCGAGGTCATCGACCTGCTGCACCGTGACGGGTTGCCCAAGGGCGACGCGCTGGCGGTCGGGCGGTTGGCCGGGATCATGGGCGCCAAGCGCACTCCGGAGCTGATCCCGCTCTGCCATCCGATCGCCCTGCACGGTGTCACCGTCGACCTGCGGCTGACCGCCGACACGGTGGAGATCACCGCCACCGCCCGTACGGCGGACCGGACGGGCGTCGAGATGGAGGCGCTCACCGCGGTGGCCGTCGCTGGTCTCGCCCTTGTCGACATGGTCAAGGCTGTCGATCCGGCGGCCTCGGTGGAGGCGGTCCGGGTGCTGCGCAAGGAGGGCGGCAAGACCGGCGAGTGGGTCCGACCGGAGGACCGGCCGTGA
- a CDS encoding MogA/MoaB family molybdenum cofactor biosynthesis protein, with protein sequence MIRARVIVASNRAAAGVYADTSGPLLVAGLRELGCQVDDPVVVPDGEPVGRALEDALDDGVDVVLTSGGTGVTPSDRTPDVTRGLLDYEIPGIAEAIRAHSRDRVPTSVLSRGLAGVAGRMLVVNLPGSTGGARDGLAVLGPILGHTVDQLRGGDH encoded by the coding sequence GTGATCCGGGCCCGGGTGATCGTCGCGTCCAACCGGGCGGCGGCCGGCGTGTACGCCGACACCAGTGGCCCGCTGCTCGTCGCCGGCCTGCGCGAGTTGGGCTGTCAGGTCGACGACCCGGTGGTGGTGCCCGACGGTGAGCCGGTCGGCAGAGCTCTGGAGGATGCTCTCGACGACGGCGTCGACGTGGTGCTGACCAGCGGCGGCACCGGCGTCACCCCGTCGGATCGCACGCCGGACGTGACCCGCGGCCTGCTGGATTACGAGATCCCCGGCATCGCAGAGGCCATCCGCGCGCACAGCCGTGACCGCGTCCCCACCTCGGTGTTGTCCCGCGGGTTGGCGGGGGTGGCCGGCCGGATGCTGGTGGTCAACCTGCCGGGCTCGACAGGTGGCGCCCGCGACGGGCTGGCCGTGCTCGGGCCGATCCTCGGGCACACAGTCGACCAACTTCGCGGCGGCGACCATTGA
- a CDS encoding molybdopterin molybdotransferase MoeA, whose product MSTETAPTADRVVAPPPAGWEEARSRVYAVGLSAALPAVARPLVDTDGLTLAEPLTTRTDLPAFPTSSVDGWAVRGDGPWRVVGRVLAGNTPAPLADDGTTVEIATGAMVPEGATAVLRVEESTVTNGLVSGTPRQTPEWRQPGEEAYADEELLPVGTPVDPAVIGLAASCGHDTLRVRRAPRAALLVFGDELLTAGPPSAGRVRDALGPAVPAWLRRYGCQVRPSDVVGPVADTLPAHVAALRSALANADLVCTTGGTMHGPVDHLHPALEALGADYVVNTVAVRPGFPMLLARLAGHDGRVRFVAGLPGNPQSAIVALVSLVAPLLAGLQGRSMPVLPQATLAEAVPGRGNHTHLALVRLDRAAGTAHPVRHVGSAMLRGLAGADGFAVIRPDTSGEPGDRVPIVPLPLLPGEWAS is encoded by the coding sequence GTGAGCACGGAAACCGCACCAACCGCGGACCGGGTCGTCGCGCCCCCGCCGGCCGGGTGGGAGGAGGCGCGGTCCCGGGTGTACGCGGTCGGCCTGTCCGCAGCGCTCCCCGCCGTCGCCCGGCCACTTGTCGACACCGACGGTCTGACCCTGGCCGAGCCGTTGACCACCCGCACCGACCTGCCGGCCTTTCCCACCTCCAGCGTGGACGGCTGGGCCGTGCGGGGCGATGGGCCGTGGCGCGTCGTCGGCCGGGTGCTGGCCGGCAACACTCCCGCCCCGCTCGCTGACGACGGCACGACAGTCGAGATCGCGACCGGGGCCATGGTGCCCGAGGGCGCCACGGCCGTGCTGCGCGTCGAGGAGTCCACGGTCACGAATGGCCTGGTCAGCGGCACTCCCCGGCAGACACCGGAGTGGCGGCAGCCGGGCGAGGAGGCGTACGCCGATGAGGAACTTCTGCCGGTCGGCACGCCTGTCGACCCGGCGGTGATCGGCCTGGCCGCCTCCTGCGGACACGACACGCTGCGGGTCCGGCGGGCGCCGCGGGCCGCGCTGCTGGTCTTCGGCGACGAGTTGCTCACCGCGGGCCCGCCCTCGGCGGGTCGGGTGCGCGACGCCCTGGGGCCGGCGGTCCCGGCCTGGCTGCGACGGTACGGCTGCCAGGTCCGCCCATCCGACGTGGTGGGGCCCGTGGCCGACACGTTGCCCGCGCACGTGGCGGCGTTGCGATCGGCGCTGGCAAACGCCGACCTGGTCTGCACGACCGGCGGCACGATGCACGGCCCGGTCGACCACCTGCACCCGGCCCTGGAGGCGCTGGGCGCCGACTACGTGGTCAACACCGTGGCGGTCCGGCCGGGATTCCCGATGCTGCTGGCCCGGCTCGCCGGCCACGACGGTCGGGTCCGGTTCGTCGCCGGTCTGCCCGGCAACCCCCAGTCGGCGATCGTCGCGTTGGTGTCGCTCGTCGCCCCGCTGCTCGCCGGGCTCCAGGGCCGCTCGATGCCGGTGTTGCCGCAGGCCACATTGGCCGAGGCGGTGCCCGGCCGGGGCAATCACACACATCTGGCGCTGGTCCGGTTGGACCGGGCCGCAGGCACCGCCCATCCGGTGCGGCACGTCGGTTCGGCGATGCTGCGCGGGCTTGCCGGCGCCGACGGGTTCGCTGTCATCCGGCCCGACACCAGCGGCGAGCCGGGCGACCGGGTGCCGATCGTGCCGCTGCCGCTACTGCCTGGGGAGTGGGCGTCGTGA
- a CDS encoding molybdenum cofactor biosynthesis protein MoaE, with translation MTTPVITFGEVTDQPLDLAAHEVAVADRRAGAVVSFQGVVRDHDHGRPVVSLEYEGHPSAAQVLRDVAAEIAADPDVYAVAVSHRVGPLAIGDVALVAAVSTAHRAAAFAACARLVDEAKARLPIWKRQVFADGTEEWVNCP, from the coding sequence GTGACCACGCCGGTGATCACGTTCGGTGAGGTCACCGACCAGCCGCTCGACCTCGCCGCGCACGAGGTTGCGGTCGCCGACCGGCGGGCCGGGGCGGTCGTCTCCTTCCAGGGCGTGGTCCGCGATCACGACCACGGACGCCCGGTGGTGAGCCTGGAATACGAGGGGCACCCGAGCGCCGCCCAGGTGTTGCGCGACGTGGCCGCCGAGATCGCCGCCGATCCCGACGTGTACGCGGTGGCGGTCTCGCACCGGGTCGGCCCGCTGGCGATCGGTGACGTGGCGTTGGTCGCCGCGGTGAGCACCGCGCACCGCGCGGCCGCCTTCGCGGCCTGCGCCCGGCTCGTCGACGAGGCCAAGGCCCGGTTGCCGATCTGGAAGCGTCAGGTCTTCGCCGACGGCACCGAGGAATGGGTCAACTGCCCCTGA
- a CDS encoding glycosyltransferase 87 family protein, producing MPTIVGRRADRLAPVQRVMRGIDRRNVVRGAIVAAVAYAAWLAIGEFGRPYNFFDMKIYHGAVVWWASGHELYEFIAPGTTLGFTYPPFAGLVMLPMAQLPIAGAGMVNALASIAALALILAGLLRPIVDRLGWPLWFTVAVAVPLAVAIEPGRETLGYGQVNILLFALIMADLIGLRWRSRRGTHYDATDGPLLRFIYSGAWAGAGIGLATAVKLTPALFIAYLLITRQWRVAATAIGTTIGVTVASFGIVGDESRAYFGSVLWQTERVGAADMTPNQSLAGLLARLYDSIETPGLLWFAFSVLILALGLSRAASSRADGDELTAFTLVGLTANVISPISWTHHLVWVIPAIIVLADAAVRRREASRSVAQRSSQGPAFGGLTGLNSLRPPIWYPTLTGLRHGVAAVGLYLLFLVSPIWPYEHQLPEESHYQDGLFGALMENSLALALIVLVAALPWRPGAEPAFYGERLNRAALVNGRR from the coding sequence ATGCCGACGATTGTCGGTAGACGGGCGGACCGCCTCGCCCCAGTTCAACGCGTGATGCGTGGGATCGATCGCAGGAACGTCGTACGGGGTGCCATCGTGGCCGCCGTCGCCTATGCCGCATGGCTTGCCATCGGCGAGTTCGGGCGACCGTACAACTTCTTCGACATGAAGATCTACCACGGCGCGGTGGTGTGGTGGGCGAGCGGTCACGAGCTCTACGAGTTCATCGCGCCCGGCACCACGCTCGGCTTCACCTACCCACCGTTCGCCGGGCTCGTCATGCTGCCGATGGCGCAGCTTCCGATCGCCGGCGCCGGCATGGTCAACGCGCTCGCCAGCATCGCCGCGTTGGCGCTGATCCTGGCCGGGCTGCTCCGACCCATAGTGGACCGGCTGGGCTGGCCCCTCTGGTTCACAGTGGCGGTGGCGGTGCCACTCGCGGTCGCCATCGAGCCGGGCCGGGAAACCCTCGGCTACGGCCAGGTCAACATCCTGCTGTTCGCCCTGATCATGGCCGACCTGATCGGGCTTCGGTGGCGCTCACGCCGGGGCACCCACTACGACGCGACCGACGGCCCCCTGCTGCGCTTCATCTACAGCGGCGCCTGGGCCGGTGCCGGCATCGGCCTGGCCACCGCCGTCAAGCTCACTCCGGCGCTGTTCATCGCCTACCTGCTGATCACCCGTCAGTGGCGGGTGGCGGCCACCGCGATCGGCACCACCATCGGCGTCACAGTGGCGAGCTTCGGCATCGTCGGCGACGAGTCGCGGGCGTACTTCGGCAGCGTGTTGTGGCAGACCGAACGGGTCGGCGCGGCCGACATGACGCCCAACCAGTCGCTCGCCGGCCTGCTGGCCCGGTTGTACGACTCGATCGAGACTCCGGGGCTGCTCTGGTTCGCCTTCTCGGTGCTGATCCTGGCGCTCGGCCTGTCACGGGCGGCCAGTTCCCGCGCCGACGGTGACGAGTTGACCGCGTTCACTCTGGTCGGCCTCACCGCGAATGTGATCAGCCCGATCTCCTGGACGCACCACCTGGTCTGGGTGATCCCGGCGATCATCGTGCTGGCCGACGCGGCGGTCCGTCGCCGGGAGGCGAGTCGGAGCGTGGCGCAGCGCAGCAGCCAGGGTCCGGCGTTCGGCGGGCTGACCGGTCTCAACAGCCTCCGCCCACCGATCTGGTACCCCACCCTGACCGGGCTGCGGCACGGCGTCGCCGCGGTCGGGCTGTACCTGCTCTTCCTGGTCTCCCCGATCTGGCCGTACGAGCACCAACTGCCGGAGGAGTCGCACTACCAGGACGGCCTGTTCGGTGCGCTCATGGAGAACTCGTTGGCTCTCGCGCTGATCGTGCTTGTCGCCGCGCTGCCGTGGCGGCCGGGCGCCGAGCCGGCGTTCTACGGGGAACGCCTCAACCGCGCCGCGCTCGTCAACGGTCGCCGCTGA
- a CDS encoding DoxX family protein: MTPVRSLSRAMLSGIFVVSGYRNLRAPERLAQKAAPVTERATPLLKKVHPNFPTETEQLIRINAAVQLGAGLMLATGRLTRPAALVLAGTLVPTTVAGHPFWNQDDEPALRDTNKVHFLKNLGLLGGLLLAAADTEGKPGLRWRTGHRIGHSRRSVQRAVRTAKREARIAVRSAATARRLPG, encoded by the coding sequence ATGACGCCCGTACGCTCCCTCTCCCGTGCCATGTTGAGCGGCATCTTCGTCGTCAGCGGATACCGCAACCTCCGTGCCCCGGAACGGCTCGCCCAGAAGGCCGCGCCGGTGACCGAGCGGGCGACGCCGCTGCTGAAGAAGGTGCACCCCAACTTCCCCACCGAGACCGAGCAACTGATCCGCATCAACGCGGCGGTGCAGCTCGGCGCCGGGCTGATGCTCGCCACCGGACGACTCACCCGGCCCGCCGCGCTGGTCCTCGCCGGCACACTCGTGCCGACGACCGTCGCCGGGCATCCTTTCTGGAACCAGGACGACGAACCAGCCTTGCGTGACACGAACAAGGTTCACTTCCTGAAGAACCTCGGTCTCCTCGGCGGTCTACTGCTCGCCGCGGCCGACACCGAGGGCAAGCCGGGTCTACGGTGGCGCACCGGCCACCGCATCGGTCACTCTCGACGTTCCGTGCAGCGTGCCGTCCGTACGGCCAAGCGGGAGGCCCGGATCGCCGTCCGGTCCGCCGCGACCGCCCGACGCCTGCCCGGCTGA
- a CDS encoding GNAT family N-acetyltransferase, with amino-acid sequence MTTLRLRPEGPADTGSVRRVLAGAFARPDVSTPPEVVLVDELRGTEAWLPELAMVVEHGGEVVGYALLTRVRVRPDRGGDAPALALGPVGVAPHRQRVGHGTAVVQAALDAATELGEQTVVVLGAPAFYRRFGFGPAVDLGLTSPWSGLGEPWQALVLPPSTSGEAPPPRGEVLFPAPWSKV; translated from the coding sequence GTGACGACGCTGCGCCTCCGACCCGAGGGTCCGGCCGACACCGGGTCGGTGCGTCGGGTGCTGGCAGGCGCGTTCGCCCGACCGGACGTGTCGACACCGCCGGAGGTCGTCCTGGTCGACGAGCTGCGGGGCACCGAGGCGTGGCTGCCGGAGCTCGCCATGGTCGTCGAGCACGGCGGTGAGGTCGTCGGGTACGCGCTGCTGACCCGCGTACGGGTGCGCCCCGACCGGGGCGGCGACGCTCCCGCCCTGGCACTGGGGCCGGTGGGCGTCGCACCCCACCGCCAGCGGGTGGGGCATGGCACGGCGGTGGTGCAGGCCGCGCTGGACGCGGCCACCGAGTTGGGTGAGCAGACGGTAGTGGTGCTCGGCGCCCCGGCCTTCTACCGGCGGTTCGGCTTCGGGCCGGCCGTCGACCTGGGCCTGACAAGCCCGTGGTCCGGGCTCGGCGAACCGTGGCAGGCGTTGGTCCTGCCGCCGTCGACAAGCGGCGAGGCACCGCCGCCGCGAGGTGAGGTGCTCTTTCCCGCGCCCTGGTCCAAGGTCTGA
- a CDS encoding ATP-binding protein: MDPVRNPYAPGAGQRPPELAGRGRELDVFDIVLERIARGRPERSLMLTGLRGVGKTVLLNTLRSQAINHLWGSGKIEARPDQSLRRPVAAALHMAVRELAPRHRAPDRIDAFLGVLKAFAQRSAPAGRAGASPKLRDRWQPGIDVPAASGRADSGDIEIDLVELLSDAAAVASDVGTGIAIFIDEMQDLGPEDVSALCAACHELSQIGAPLIVVGAGLPHLPAVLSAAKSYSERLFRYQRIDRLDRIAADQALCAPAEREEVEYEQKALDLLYEKSGGYPYFVQAYGKATWDHAPRSPITAADVRVAAPEAEAELAVGFFGSRFERATPAEREYMRAMATLSLVDGESSGVTRDDMDAAVPTAEIARALGRKPASLSPARDALIKKGLIYSGERGTVAFTVPHFGRYLRTQPA, from the coding sequence GTGGATCCGGTCCGCAACCCCTACGCCCCGGGCGCAGGTCAGCGCCCGCCCGAACTAGCCGGACGGGGGCGGGAGCTCGACGTCTTCGACATCGTGCTGGAGCGCATCGCCCGGGGCCGCCCCGAGCGCAGCCTGATGCTCACGGGGCTTCGCGGAGTCGGCAAGACCGTCCTGCTCAACACCCTGCGGTCGCAGGCGATCAACCACCTCTGGGGCAGCGGCAAGATCGAGGCACGTCCGGACCAGTCACTGCGCCGCCCCGTCGCCGCCGCGCTGCACATGGCGGTCCGCGAACTCGCGCCCCGGCACCGCGCGCCCGACCGGATCGACGCCTTCCTCGGCGTCCTCAAGGCGTTCGCCCAGCGGTCCGCACCGGCTGGGCGCGCTGGGGCGTCCCCGAAGCTGCGCGACCGGTGGCAGCCCGGAATCGACGTTCCCGCCGCCAGCGGCCGCGCCGACTCGGGCGACATCGAGATCGACCTGGTCGAGCTACTCAGCGACGCCGCCGCCGTGGCCAGCGACGTGGGCACCGGCATCGCCATCTTCATCGACGAAATGCAGGACCTCGGGCCGGAGGACGTGTCGGCGCTCTGCGCCGCCTGCCATGAGCTGTCCCAGATCGGCGCGCCACTGATCGTCGTTGGCGCCGGCCTTCCGCACCTGCCGGCCGTACTCAGCGCCGCGAAGTCGTACTCCGAGCGGCTCTTCCGCTACCAGCGCATCGACCGCCTCGACCGGATCGCCGCCGACCAGGCGCTCTGCGCGCCGGCCGAGCGTGAGGAAGTGGAGTACGAGCAGAAGGCGCTCGATCTGCTCTACGAGAAGTCCGGCGGATACCCCTACTTCGTGCAGGCGTACGGGAAGGCGACCTGGGATCACGCGCCGCGCTCCCCGATCACGGCCGCCGACGTGCGGGTCGCCGCCCCGGAAGCGGAGGCCGAACTGGCAGTCGGCTTCTTCGGCTCCCGGTTCGAGCGGGCCACCCCGGCCGAACGCGAGTACATGCGGGCGATGGCCACGCTGTCCCTCGTGGACGGCGAGTCCAGTGGTGTCACGCGCGACGACATGGACGCCGCGGTGCCCACAGCGGAGATCGCCCGAGCGCTCGGCCGCAAGCCGGCCAGCCTCTCACCGGCCCGGGACGCGCTGATCAAGAAGGGGCTTATCTACTCCGGGGAGCGCGGCACGGTGGCCTTCACCGTCCCGCACTTCGGCCGGTACCTGCGTACCCAGCCGGCCTGA
- a CDS encoding LppU/SCO3897 family protein produces MIVALVVLLVLCPCLGLAGWAVWKVTDEGEEARPMPSASVSVVPPALPSDAPSPAEPSPAEPSPDREEFARGDCVVNDGTEADADLRKVPCGPGTYQVLLRIPATTDGDRCKTLAPQATANYVHDNTVDLFDYVLCLKKR; encoded by the coding sequence CTGATCGTGGCGCTTGTGGTGCTGCTCGTGCTCTGCCCCTGTCTGGGTCTGGCCGGCTGGGCGGTCTGGAAGGTCACCGACGAAGGTGAGGAGGCCAGGCCAATGCCGTCGGCGAGCGTTTCTGTCGTTCCGCCTGCGCTGCCCAGCGACGCTCCGAGCCCGGCCGAGCCGTCGCCAGCCGAGCCGTCGCCGGACAGGGAGGAGTTCGCCAGGGGTGACTGCGTGGTCAACGACGGCACCGAGGCCGACGCGGATCTGCGCAAGGTGCCGTGTGGGCCGGGCACCTACCAGGTGCTGCTGCGGATTCCGGCGACGACCGACGGGGACCGGTGCAAGACGCTGGCGCCGCAGGCCACTGCGAACTACGTGCACGACAACACTGTCGACCTGTTCGACTACGTGCTCTGCCTGAAGAAGCGCTAG
- a CDS encoding LppU/SCO3897 family protein: protein MPYGGEDGGTAYGGGNPAPYESGTPYGGAYRPAEASPAYGGEPYQPAGDPYGGDPSPAPSKRGRGPLIAVLGVVLLLVAGGGAYWFLRGSDDPATVATPTASAAAGEPDADVPAPTDPTPSAAAPESSADPRFAKVGQCVRNEGPAGGKPKLLISDCAPKSYEVLRRIDGATSGERDAEAKCAKVEGYTNWYFFDSELDTLDFVLCLKQR from the coding sequence GTGCCCTACGGCGGCGAGGACGGCGGGACGGCGTACGGAGGCGGCAACCCGGCGCCCTACGAGTCGGGCACGCCCTACGGCGGCGCGTACCGGCCCGCCGAGGCGAGCCCGGCGTACGGCGGGGAGCCGTACCAGCCCGCCGGTGATCCGTACGGCGGAGATCCCTCGCCCGCGCCGAGTAAGCGTGGCCGGGGGCCGCTGATCGCGGTTCTGGGCGTCGTGCTGCTGCTCGTGGCGGGCGGTGGCGCCTACTGGTTCCTGCGCGGATCGGACGACCCGGCCACTGTTGCCACCCCGACCGCTTCGGCCGCCGCCGGGGAGCCCGACGCGGACGTGCCCGCGCCGACCGATCCAACGCCGAGCGCCGCAGCACCGGAGTCGTCCGCCGACCCGCGATTCGCCAAGGTCGGCCAGTGCGTACGCAACGAGGGTCCGGCGGGCGGCAAACCGAAGCTGCTGATCAGCGACTGCGCGCCGAAGTCGTACGAGGTGCTGCGCCGCATCGATGGCGCGACAAGCGGTGAGCGCGACGCCGAGGCCAAGTGCGCCAAGGTCGAGGGCTACACCAACTGGTACTTCTTCGACAGCGAGTTGGACACCCTCGACTTCGTCCTCTGCCTCAAGCAGCGCTGA